ACTGAACAAAACCCAGGCTTATGACCATCTGAATGAACAGAATACCTAATGCAATCAATACTAGACCCTCACAGCTGAATGGTTACCCATCTTCTAAGATCTATAGCTTACATCTGACAAGCTTTAAAATCAGGAACTAGCCAAGTGTTAGGAGCAGGTGGAATCTGCTGGGAAGATGTCCTATCAAAGACATGTCTGCATATTCAATCAATGATTAGCTTCAGGATTTAGTTAGATTTGAATAAAGACAGCTGATGTTGGGAAATCATGCCATTGCAGATTCCACCTAGCCCAACTGATCAAGTCAACATATTCATAAGACACAGAGAGGGGCTATTCAAACACAGGGtttctcaactccagtcctcaaacACCCACTGTCCACGCAGGTTTTAATTTCAACCAATCAAAGCTTCCTTCAGATAACTCAATGCCCTTACCAACCACATATCAATGTATATACAATTGTTGCTTAATTGGAGTAAAATCCAGAACACAGTGAGCGAGTCCCCAGGATGAGCTTTGAGAAACCCTGCACTACAAGTAAAAGTTTCAGTAagtaacacacagggacaggagaggggggTTGAGCCAGCGACAAGTATAGTCCAGGTAGTTACCTGTAGCATTGAGCAAGTCCAGGAGGAAGGACCTCTTGTCACCGTCCTCCACCCACACCACCTTCTGGGTGATGTTCTCAGAGGTGGAGCCCACTCTTCCCACCGCCAGGAAGATGTACTCCTCCAGGAAGTCACGCGCCAGGATCTGACCGAGGGGTTTGTGTTATTGTTGTGGAGCCAACATGGAGGACAGTTTATTAAATGTGTGTGGAAAGGTGGGTTAATACACCATAGAGAGGACATATGGCAAATAACACCTTTCCTCATTAAGCACAATAATAATTTTGACAAATACATAAGCAATTGTGGGGACTGGAGTGTAAGAATTATTGTCCATGTACCATGATCTCTTTAGGAAAGGGAGTTGAACACCATGTGGGTGTGAGTACCTGGATCTCCTTGGGGAAGGTAGCGCTGAACATCATGGTCTGACGGATGCCTTTAGGGGGCATGGTGTCCTGCTCCACGATGCGTCTGATCTGGGGCTCAAAACCCATGTCCAACATCCGGTCAGCCTCATCCAGCACCAGATAACTaacagagacagggtcagggatTGGCTGTAGACCTATTTTCCCATCATAGTTGCATGGGTATGTAGGATTCCTTTCCTGTCCAGCAGGCCAATTCAACTAATCAATAGTCTGATAAGTAGCATCAGGAGATTTAGAGCTGGCCTACGCAATATGGTCTCAGCTCTTGCTTGCACTCTGATGGACTAGGTGGAATGAATTATATTGCCCACATGTACGCAATTCATCTAGAGCTCCATTTGCACAGCGCTAGTATTACTAGAGAACATTGGTTATGTAATTATTACCCCAGAATGTCTTATTCCAGAGGACGATTCAGATGGGTTAAGTTTATTTCCCCAAACTGCCCCGTAATTCATTATTTTCCTACTCAATAAATTGACAGTTATGACGGAAACCTGGAGGTTTTTATTCTAGGTGTGAAGATATATTTCAACATGTCCAGGTGACAACAGGCTACACTGATAACTAGAGCTTAGCTCCCAAGTTTCTAAAGTATACCAAGCCAGCTTTGGATTGAGGAAGTACAATCATAAGGGTATTTTAGCGTTCTGCAGTAGAAAACGTCCTTAAAAGGCCCCCATTCCACAGATGCGAGCTAAATAGCAGACTTGCGATGCATTTTTCGGCTATGATTGAGAAAGGGAAGTTGTCATTTCCAAAAGTTTAGCTACGTTGTAATGCTGCTTTGCGATCTATTAACAGCAAGTGTGAGATTAAATAtgcacaaaaaaacaacattcaATTAATTGCCACAAAACGTATAAACAAAAGCATTCACTGAAAGTTGGTACATGTAGGCCCTTCATACATACACTTAAAAACCCATCTAAATCAGTTATTGTTTCTTGCTCAAACCCATGAGCAACGCCTGTCAAACTCAAGACATTTCTCTCAAAAGACAGGGATATCGAGTCGCACATGACTAGTATTATCAGAGTACTTTGGAGATGCTAGGTTTTTCCAGCTGGATTTACTACTCTCCTGCTACTTAAAAATGACAGACATGGAAGATTTGGACAGGACTTAAATCACAGATGGGAATTATGTGAACAAATCACCACATctcccccagtaaaactaacCCAATACGAATAAGGCTTAGGTTATTAATCTAGGTAAAGTGCCTAGTGACTGGGCCCTGGGGCTTTGTAACTTGTCTACACCTTTCAAAAACAATGAAGTCAAGAACCAGACGCTATGTCTGGGACAGCTCAGTCTGCCAGCAGTCCAGCATGTTGGAAGTCTACTCACTTGCAGTAGTCGAGGCCGATCTTGCCCCTCTCCATCATGTCCACCAGGCGTCCAGGTGTAGCCACCAGCAGGTGACAGCCTcgctccaggtctctgatctgcTGGCCAATGTCAGCCCCTCCGTACACCACACAAGGACGCACACGGGACCGGTATGCAAACTacagcaggagagaggggtggaagagggtgaatacagggtacagagatggagagagaagcgagaggggGAATACagggtacagagagagaaggcagggaaagggacaagagaggagagagaaaggagaacacAAACAATGATTGTGTGTTACACTGCAGTTCCCTAATACCAACCTTGGCTGGTTGGCCGTCAACACAAaaacagagataaagagatagaggCCCACTGGCAGACCGCTACCGACCTAGCTGGTATTGATGCTGATGGGATATCtgtcccctctgtgtgtgtggtcacaTTGCGTGGGTGTgtcaagcattttgctacacccgcaataacatcccAGGTGAGAGGAGGGCAGTTGCTTACCTTTCTGGCCTCTTCATAGATCTGCAGGGCCAGTTCTCTGGTGGGGGCCAGGACCAGAGCGAGGGGGTACTGCTTACGGCGACCATACTTTCCGTTGTCCTGTCCTCCAGACTTCTGGGCAGCGAGGGCTTCTCCTGGGCCTTCAGTGTAGATCTGACTCAGTACAGGCAACAGGAACGCAGCAGTCTTACCGGAACCTGAGAGACCACAGTTTATATTAGTCATATACCTATACTTATACTTaaatgaactacagtacaatacagttgTCGTAAGTCATATCTGCATATAGCTCTCCAGACCAATTTGAAGTGGTTCTAGTTCGCTCTGGTTCTAACCTGTCTGGGCACAGGCCATCAGATCCCTCTTGTTCTTGATGATTGGAATGGCGTACTTCTGGACCGGAGTGGGCCGAGTGTAGCGGGTCAGGGCAATGTTACTCATGATgatctctcccatctccacgtCTTGGAACTGAAATATGAAGACAAACCAGTCACTCAAATGAACACCAAACAGCTTTCACGCAACTCTGTTTCAtatggaaggggggggggggggtgtatgtgcAGGGGGATCAACAGCACCACAAGCTGCTCAGTAGAGCCCATGGGAAACGCTTCTGGTTTTGAAGAATACTAACAAAATGCTGACTAATAGGACATGAGGGTTACTGGATCTGAAACAGGGTTATTTGGCTAGAATACTTGGGGACTCACGCTGTCAATGTGATGGGGGCAGTTTTGGCCAGTGGCCTCAACGGGAATGTCGTCGTAATTGTCAAAGTTAATCCCTGTGTTGCCACCAGCGAACAGCTCCCTGGGGAGAAGCAGAAACACAGAAGGTCAGGAAAGTGACAGAAAAAGGTCTACGTGACAATTTTAACGAGAGGGGATGTTGATAAGGGACAGCAGATAGTGATGTATTGTAAAATTACATTGGTAACTCCTCATTATTGAAATATCATTAGTATGCAGAAAGGGGGGTAGGTTAGGTTACTACTCACTGTTCCAGGCGCTCATTGGCCTGAGTGGGTTTGGACCAGTCCTCGTCATCCCTGGACTCCTCCACCCAGCGGCTGTTTCCACTGCCTCCAAACCCTCCACGCTGGTAACTGTCAATCATAACATAACCACAGGGGTCAGGAAAGCTAGCTTGCTAATGAGTTGCCTCATGGTACAGCACAGAACTCTGAGGAACCTGAAAACTGCTGGCTAAGGGCTTGGGAGTGAATTCTCTAGTCTTCTCACCTTCCTCGGGGTGCACTCCCGCCGTTGTTGAAAAAAGCAGACTTTCCCCTGTCGGGACGTGCGCCGAAGCTGGTGTAGGCATCTTTAGTCGTGTTCCAGCCGCCGCCATCTTTGTTGTCGTAGACTCCAAACATGCCGGCATTCTGCATAGGCTGTACCGGGTTGTAGGACCCGCCCCTTCCGCCACGGAAACCTCCACCCCCCCTGCCCCTCTCCATGCGAGGCGGGCCACTGTTGTACCTGTTGCCCCCATTCATGCGGTTGTCGTGGTAACCATTCTGCACGAAGCCATTGTTGCGTCCACCGTCCCAACCGCCAGGCATATCTTGGGTAAAAACAGAAAGGAAATAGAGGGGAGACATGTTGACTCCCATAGTACAAGAGGGTTTCCTCCTCACACGCAGTCAATACAATACGTTGTTTATTGGTCCATTTGCACAGATATTCTTTAGTTGTTGCTGTCACAGTACCCAATCTCACAGACACCACAGGCTGGGAGCAACACAGGGGCAGCGGGAGAGCAGCACCCCTAGAGCACTTAGAGGttgtgtcttgctcaagggcacaacggtgGTAGGCAGTAATGGACCCTATAGGAAGAGAGAATTGGACCAAGTAGGCCCAGTTCCATTTCAGCCTCTAACTACTTCCCCTTAGCCTTTCTATGTTAACAGATTAGAACAACCTGGATGGCTGTAAGAAATGTGTTGAGGTCCTTTAGAGCTAGTAGGAGTTAGGGGCACAAAGGAACCACGCCCTTCTTGGTTCCTTTGGCTTTAACATCCCAGATACCCACCACTTGTACCTCATGGATGCCTCTGAAAAGGGAAATACTTCAATTAAAAAGGACCTGGCTTATTTTCCCAGTAAACAATGCACAAGCCATACAAAACAGTATACACAAGTCAATAATTTGGCTCATTAACTAGGGTCCCGATTAAGGAACATTTGTTATGCAAGCAGCATTAATTTGCTAATACCTACCACTTTCAATTCCACACACAAATAAATAGATACATTGCAATTAAGCAGTATGTTGGAATGACATAACTAATGGAGGCTGTTTTTTGTTTGAACAAAATGTAAGCATGTGAGCAGATGCCAACACCCTTAATGCAGGAAAAAGCCAGTCATGTCTTCATTGCACCCATGGGAATGTGGTTTTAAAGATGTAATTTGAGAGCCTCCAGTCCCCTTGTCTAAATGCACGTGGCCTTGTTTTCTAATCGAATTGAGTGAGACCACTGTTCTGGTAGGCAATTTAATTAAAACATGCAGAATAAAATAAAGAcaacatttaaaataaaaaaaacgccAGAGCTTCCCTCAGCCAAAGAGCGGACTGTAAAGGGACTTACAGCTTCCTGGTGCCATTGACAAAGCGCTCTGTCTAGAGAAAGCATCTGCTGCAAAAAAAAAAAGCGTCATGGGGGGGGGAGCTTCATGATGAAAACATGCTGCCGATGTACAGTGAATGTTGGCCAGTAAGAGCAGGGAAATGGAGTGGTTGATGGTTTGTCAACGCAGTTCCCAGATGCTGTCACAAAATGGACTCCAGGACATTGGATATGCACGGTTTTGTGTCCGTCTTCCCGTAGTGTCTTTTGGGATGAGAAAAACAAGCGGCTGGCTATATAAGATGGGGATTCTAACGCAACCTTTACGCCACTGTTTCCAACTAGTGGAGAAAATCAATACAGTCGGGTCACCCTCTAGCTGACCTTGTCCCAGCCCAGCGAGAAGAAATTGTCAAGATAAAACTAAAGCTAATTGTCtggtttttttttaaagggaatTTCACAACATTGTTGCTAGCTCAATCAATTTTGTGAAATGTTTATTATGGGCCACTACAATGTATTATGGCATTCTTGACCACTAGGGGGCCAGGGCATTTTTACGGTGTCCAACTGGCATACCTCATAGAGGTGGTACTGTTGATGGGGGGACGACACTTACCATTTTTGGAAGCCTCTTGGTTCCGTAAATGAGGTGGAATGTAACAGGTCCCTAGAGAGACAGACTTGTGAACACAAGGGAAGTACTGTACACAAACACGTCAAAGGTCTAATGGGTTCCTAGTCTTATTCTAGGGATGTCTCAATCCCTTTAATTTAATAGGGATTCATTTAATAGGGATTAAGTAGCCTATCTGGCCTGTTTGATTAAACAAACAAATTGGAAAACTGTCTTGTATCCCAAATGAGGAAACTGAAAACTTAAATGGCGTTTATGCGATTTCATAAATGATAAGAGAATGAATTTGCTAAAAACAAACAAGTGAAATCACTTGATGGCATCTTATACCTAAATGAACCTAGTAATACACTGATGGAAATGTGAGTCAGTCCCAATAGTTTAAAGCTCCCTACTCTAGTCTCTTTCCCACAAAGGCCAGGGATGTCAGGAATGGGATGTTTCGTGGGCCTTTGATTGgacagtagaggtcgaccgattaatcggaatggccgattaattagggccgatttcaaaaCAATCGggaatcggtatttttgggcgccgattaaaatatatataataattacacctgtatttaactaggcaagtcagttaagaacacattcctattttcaatgacagcctaggaacagtggcttaactgccttgttcaggggcagaaaggcagattttcacattgtcagctcgggggagccaatcttgcaaccttacagttaactagtcgaacgcaataacgacctgcctctctctcgttgcactccacaaggagactgcctgttacacgaatgcagtaagccaaggtaagttgctagctagcattaaacttcttataaaaaacaatcaatcatcactagttaactacacatggttgatgatattactagatattatctagtgtgtcctgcgttgcatataatctgaccgAGCATACAAGTAtgtaagtatctgactgagccgtggtaggcagaagcaggcgcgtaaaaattcattcaaacagcactttggtgcggtttcaaatcaaatctgtttgacagcagctcttcgttgtgcgtcaagcactgcgctgtttatgacttcaagcatatcaactcccgagatgaggctggtgtaaccaaagtgaaatggctggctagttagcgcgcgctaatagcgtttcaaacgctgcttcgatggtggctgttgtcgttgtgttgctggttcaagcccagggaggagcgaggagagggatggaagctgtactgttacactggcaatactaaagtgcctataagaacatccaatcgtcaaaggttaatgaaatacaaatggtatcgagggaaatagtcctataattcctataataactacaacctaaaacttcttacctgggaatattgaagactcatgtgaaAAGGAACcgccagctttcatatgttctcatgttctgagcaaggaactgaaaagtTAGCTTTCtgacatagcacatattgcacttttactttcttctccaacactttgtttttgcattatttaaaccaaattgaacatgtttcattatttacttgaggctaaattgattttattgatgcattatattaagttaaaataagtgttcattcggtagttgtaattgtcattattacaaataaattaaataaaaaaattgaccgattaatcggtatcggcgttgaaaaatcataaaatcTGTCGACCTCTATTGGACAGTACCAATAATTTATCTGCAGTTTCCTGCAGAACACTAACTCAGCTCGACTTCAGACCACTTCTAAGGCCTGAAAACACCTGACAAGTTTTTGACTTTGGGGTATGAATTATCCATTAAAAAGGCCACCTGCGGGGAGGGTTATATTCAGTCCTTGAACCACCCAATGGCCCTGAAGGAAAGGATAAGAGTGAGGGCCGCTTCAGACCAAGTGATCATAAAAGAAAAGGATCACCATAACACAACCTAGATGTCCTTTGGCTCAAAGAGTAGAGATCACTTACTGCCAGTGCCTCCACCCTGCCCATCAGCATTGTTCAAGCCTAGGACAGCAAGCTGAAATAGAAAATTAAAACATACAATTAAGTACTACGGTAAACACTGTTACGGATAAATGTAATTCTAAACATGCATATAGGACAGTAAGCCGCAAGACAAAGGGTGACAAAAACTGGGTAACACTCCATCTATAGATGCTCtacagtaacatttcaactaacccTAACACTTATCCTAACCCACACCAGCAGTTGCATATCAACAGTCacactatccaaataaagtgacaAACTGTTGATCTCCAGAAAGCAGAAAGACATGAATATCCCTTATACTACAGTGCTTCCCCCATTATACATATGTGAAGCAGGGAACTCCTGTCTAGttgtcgccccccccccccccccccaccgcaATCCGATTACAGTAAATTTCAATTGTACACTTTGCAGAGCAGTCTACCATGGGTGTACCTTTGCAAGCAACAAAAGATACTTTCTTGCAAGGCAGACACTCAAAACTGCCAATAGTCTAGATCAGGGCTgcacaaccctcttcctggagattaCCGTCCAActctaatttaacacacctgattctaccatttagctgctcaacaagaccttaactagctgaatcagatGTGCTTAATttgggttggactgaaaacctacaggacagtagatatcCAGGAAGAAAGTTGGTGAAAAGGAATAGACCCAAAACTAGGGTGTTCGGTGAGGGAGAAATAATggaccaatgtaaaaaaaaaaattaaaaacgttttatttatttaaactcaGTAAACAAATCAGTTTTCACTCAAATAAAAATGGATAGCATTTTTTAAACAAAGTATCAGCTGTTACCCAATGTCCAAAAATCCAAATATACTTTATGGAACACTATAATAAAAAAAAgtgtgtggacaccccttcaaattagtggatttcagccacactcgttgttgacaggtgtataaaatcgagcacacagccatacaatctccatagacaaacattggcagtagaatggcctcactgaagagATCAATGACTTTCAACGAAGCATCATCAAGTCAGTTCGTTAAATTTCTGGCCTGCAAGAGTTGCCCCGGTCaactttaagtgctgttattgtgaagtggaaacgtctagaagcaagtggtagccacacaagctcacagaacaggactgctGAAGCACATACAAAtctgttctcggttgcaacactcacaacagagttccaaattgcctctggaagcatCAGGACAAGTAcggttagtcgggagcttcatgaaaagtgtttccatggccgagcagccgcacacaagcctaagatccccatgcgcaacgcatcggctggagtggtgtagagCTTGCCTCCTTTGGACTCtcgagcagtggaaacgcgtgcTTCGGTTTGATGAATCATGTTTCACCATCTGGCTGTccaatggacaaatctgggtttggtaaataccaggagaacactacctgcctgaAAGCATAGTGCCAACAAAGACTTAGTGGAGGAggcataatggtctggggctgtttttcactgtttgggctaggccccttatttccagtgaagggagatcttaacgctacagcatacaattacattttagatgattctgtgctttgtggcaacagtttggggaaggccctttcctatttcagcatgacaatgccccctgtgcacaaagtgaggtccatacataaatggtttgtggagatcggtgtggaagaatttgactggcctgcacagagccctgacctcaactctttgggatgaattggaacgccgactgcaatccaggcctaatcacccaacatcagtgcccaacctcactaatgcttgtggctgaatggaagcaagtccctgcagctatgttctaacatctagtggaaagccttcccagaagagtggagactgttgtagcagcaaaggggggaccaactccatattaatgactatgATTTTGAAATTAGATGTTGggcgagcaggtgtccatatacttttggccaTATAGTGTACGTTATTGGACTAGTAGCTTTCTGTGATACAGTTCAGACTTAGTGAGAAGTGTGTGTTGGGTAACTGTGTGGGGATGCTGAGAAGTGTGTGTCTTAAGCCTTCCGCATGCCTTCGGCAAGCCGAACGAGTGTGCTCATATATTCCCTTAACCTTtttggggatagggggcagcattttcactttggatgaattgcgtgcccatagtgaactgcctcctactctgtcccagatgctaatatgcatattattattactattggatagaaaacactgacatttctaaaactgtttgaattatgtctgagtataacagaactcatagggcaggcaaacttccaaacaggaagtggaaattctggggctgtttgattttcaactcatcgcctattcacatcccaaaaatatatggatctgttcgcacttcctacgccctccactagatgtcaacagtcagtagaacgtggaatgaagcctctagtgtgatgtgggacCGGATGGCAGCTATTTAAGTCactggtctggcagaatgccagttcCTGGTTACGCGCAGTACTCATTATATGCCTTGCGTTCCATTACTCTGTAGACAAAAACTaatgatccggttggaacgttattggatatatatgataacatcccgaagattgattctctacttagtttgaccagtttattcgacctggaatttTACTTTctgaagttttcgtccgagttcgcctggaccagcgccagcttttggacatgtgaactaaacgtgctagcaaaagtagctaactggacactagtaatggatattattgaacaaaacaacgatttattgcaGAACTAGGattccttgcactgcattctgatgaaagatcatccaAAGGTAacgggaatatttatgatgtaattccatatttctgttgactcccaacctggcggagaaatatatttacgtctgagcgccgtctcagattattgcatggtatgctttttttgtaaaaaataaaataaaaatctgacacagtggttgcattaagaaccagtgtatctttaattatatgtaaaacatgtatctttcatcaaagtttatgatgagtatttctgtaatatgacggaggcatttctgaacatggcgccaatgtaaatcgagatttgtggatataaatatgcatattatcgaacaaaacaaatgtattgtgtaacatgatgtccaatgagtgtcatctgatgaagattatcaaaggttagtgattcatttgatctttggctgggaaaaatggctgtgtttttttggaTTTGGTGGTGATATAACAAATATATATGTTGtattttcgctgtaaaacattttttaaaaaatcagacacgatgggtagattaacaagatgtttatctttcatttgctctattggacttgttaacctgttgaacctagggggcactattttcatttttggaaaaataacgttcccaaagtaaatgtgctattttgtcaggacaagatgctagaatatgcatacaaatgacagcttaggatagaaaacactctaaagttcccaaaactgtaaaaatattgtctgcgaGTAtagcagaactgatattgcaggcgaaagcctgagaaaaatccaatcaggaagggaaagaaagctctgcgttcctatgcgtccctattgagcagtgaatgagatatcaaccagattcctctttctatggcttccctaatgtgtctagtgtcacaatacatagtttcaggcttttattttgaaaaattagcctgaacgtcaacattgcgtcagtggtcagctggagtCTCTCAGAGTGTTTTGTGCCTAAgagacaaatgcggccattgtttctctctttcctactaagaagccacctgtcccggttgatatctaatagatatttgaaaaacaccttgaggattgattataaacaacgtttgccatgtttctgtcgatattatggagctaatttggaatatttttcggcgttgtcgtgaccgcaatttccgttcgaattctcagccaaatgtgaaaaatattccaaattagctccataatatcgacagaaacatggcaaacgttgtttataatcaatcctcaaggtgtttttcaaagaGGAATTTCggatacaaaaataatatttttggaaaaaaggaacaattgctatctaactgggagtcttgagtgaaagcatccgaagctcaaaggtaaacgatttaatttgattgcttttctgattttcatgaccaggttgcctgctgctagctaggcataatgctatcgataaacttacacaaatgcttgtcttgctttggctgtaaagcacattttcaaaatctgagatgacagggtgattaataaaaggttaagctgtgtttcaatatatttcacgaatattttctagtaatatttatgtccgttgcgttatgctaattagtgtcagttgatggcAACGCTCCCGGATCCAGGATGGGTAGTTACAAgagttaatgtgtgaaagttacatatttcaaaaaaatatttttatttcctgtgctgccttttcagcggaatgtggGGGGGGTCCATGTCCTAGACAAGTTAAAAGAACACCGCATAAAAAActagaaaaaaataagcaataGTACCTTTGTCCATCTTGAGACACCATAGCCAGAATACACCTGGTCAAAATAGACACCTCAAGAAATCTGTAAATCATTGAGGTCGTTGCCAAAGACgtgtctctcccccccccccttttttcccCATTTTTTCATCTAACAAATCATTTTGGGGCATTATTTCTAAAGTGAAAAATATTACTCTCATTGGAATGTCAACACACTTCATTGAAGAATCCATACGGCTGAGCATTCACAGACGAAGGGGCGTGAACAGCCAGGGGAAAAAAACTTGCTGAAAACCaaaatgaacaaaaatgtaaCACTGTCGTTATAATAAATGCACAAACTGTTCCAAATGATTGTGGATGAGAAGCATGCAGACAC
This genomic window from Oncorhynchus nerka isolate Pitt River linkage group LG2, Oner_Uvic_2.0, whole genome shotgun sequence contains:
- the LOC115132152 gene encoding ATP-dependent RNA helicase DDX3X-like isoform X2, translated to MSHVAVENLHGLEQQLAVLGLNNADGQGGGTGRTCYIPPHLRNQEASKNDAFSRQSALSMAPGSYMPGGWDGGRNNGFVQNGYHDNRMNGGNRYNSGPPRMERGRGGGGFRGGRGGSYNPVQPMQNAGMFGVYDNKDGGGWNTTKDAYTSFGARPDRGKSAFFNNGGSAPRGSYQRGGFGGSGNSRWVEESRDDEDWSKPTQANERLEQELFAGGNTGINFDNYDDIPVEATGQNCPHHIDSFQDVEMGEIIMSNIALTRYTRPTPVQKYAIPIIKNKRDLMACAQTGSGKTAAFLLPVLSQIYTEGPGEALAAQKSGGQDNGKYGRRKQYPLALVLAPTRELALQIYEEARKFAYRSRVRPCVVYGGADIGQQIRDLERGCHLLVATPGRLVDMMERGKIGLDYCNYLVLDEADRMLDMGFEPQIRRIVEQDTMPPKGIRQTMMFSATFPKEIQILARDFLEEYIFLAVGRVGSTSENITQKVVWVEDGDKRSFLLDLLNATVIPSEVQDNAGENIEKPGKNSLTLVFVETKKGADALEDFLYREGYACTSIHGDRSQRDREEALHQFRSGRCPILVATAVAARGLDISNVKHVINFDLPSDIEEYVHRIGRTGRVGNLGLATSFFNDKNGNITKDLLDILVEAKQEVPSWLESLAYEHQHKSNTRGRSKRFTSGGFGARDYRQTSGGGSTGGFGGRGGRQPGGHGGNRGFGGGGGFGGNFYTSDGYGGNYTHQGGVDWWGN
- the LOC115132152 gene encoding ATP-dependent RNA helicase DDX3X-like isoform X7 — translated: MPGGWDGGRNNGFVQNGYHDNRMNGGNRYNSGPPRMERGRGGGGFRGGRGGSYNPVQPMQNAGMFGVYDNKDGGGWNTTKDAYTSFGARPDRGKSAFFNNGGSAPRGSYQRGGFGGSGNSRWVEESRDDEDWSKPTQANERLEQELFAGGNTGINFDNYDDIPVEATGQNCPHHIDSFQDVEMGEIIMSNIALTRYTRPTPVQKYAIPIIKNKRDLMACAQTGSGKTAAFLLPVLSQIYTEGPGEALAAQKSGGQDNGKYGRRKQYPLALVLAPTRELALQIYEEARKFAYRSRVRPCVVYGGADIGQQIRDLERGCHLLVATPGRLVDMMERGKIGLDYCNYLVLDEADRMLDMGFEPQIRRIVEQDTMPPKGIRQTMMFSATFPKEIQILARDFLEEYIFLAVGRVGSTSENITQKVVWVEDGDKRSFLLDLLNATVIPSEVQDNAGENIEKPGKNSLTLVFVETKKGADALEDFLYREGYACTSIHGDRSQRDREEALHQFRSGRCPILVATAVAARGLDISNVKHVINFDLPSDIEEYVHRIGRTGRVGNLGLATSFFNDKNGNITKDLLDILVEAKQEVPSWLESLAYEHQHKSNTRGRSKRFTSGGFGARDYRQTSGGGSTGGFGGRGGRQPGGHGGNRGFGGGGGFGGNFYTSDGYGGNYTHQGGVDWWGN
- the LOC115132152 gene encoding ATP-dependent RNA helicase DDX3X-like isoform X4, with product MSHVAVENLHGLEQQLAVLGLNNADGQGGGTGRTCYIPPHLRNQEASKNADAFSRQSALSMAPGSYMPGGWDGGRNNGFVQNGYHDNRMNGGNRYNSGPPRMERGRGGGGFRGGRGGSYNPVQPMQNAGMFGVYDNKDGGGWNTTKDAYTSFGARPDRGKSAFFNNGGSAPRGSYQRGGFGGSGNSRWVEESRDDEDWSKPTQANERLEQELFAGGNTGINFDNYDDIPVEATGQNCPHHIDSFQDVEMGEIIMSNIALTRYTRPTPVQKYAIPIIKNKRDLMACAQTGSGKTAAFLLPVLSQIYTEGPGEALAAQKSGGQDNGKYGRRKQYPLALVLAPTRELALQIYEEARKFAYRSRVRPCVVYGGADIGQQIRDLERGCHLLVATPGRLVDMMERGKIGLDYCNYLVLDEADRMLDMGFEPQIRRIVEQDTMPPKGIRQTMMFSATFPKEIQILARDFLEEYIFLAVGRVGSTSENITQKVVWVEDGDKRSFLLDLLNATGKNSLTLVFVETKKGADALEDFLYREGYACTSIHGDRSQRDREEALHQFRSGRCPILVATAVAARGLDISNVKHVINFDLPSDIEEYVHRIGRTGRVGNLGLATSFFNDKNGNITKDLLDILVEAKQEVPSWLESLAYEHQHKSNTRGRSKRFTSGGFGARDYRQTSGGGSTGGFGGRGGRQPGGHGGNRGFGGGGGFGGNFYTSDGYGGNYTHQGGVDWWGN